In Francisella orientalis FNO12, the sequence TATGTGTGGATGAATTTGAATAATGAATATAAAAAGCATATAGGTAATGTGTTAGCAGAGTTTATAGAACTATATCTTGATTTAGAAGTACAAATTGCTTTTGATGAACAGATTTTGAAATCAATAGGACTATCAATAGAAGAAATAAAAGAGGCTATTGATGATACTTATGGAGAATTTAAATTAACTAAAGAACATCCTATGTTAAAAAATATTTTAAACATATTAGAAAAGACTAGAGTATTAGATGAGTATTCGTTAAAAGGATTTCAACAAAGAGATTGGATTTAAAAAAAACTATGAAAGAGTTACATATATTTATTAGTCAGAATTATCAAAATCATGAAGAGTTAAAGAATGAGATTATAGATTTCGGTCATAAAATTTTTGAATCTATAAATGATCAAAAGATAGATGTCGCAATATATTTTGAATATAAAGATTTTCTAGATATGATAACTAATTCATCTAATACTGTAGGAAGCTCTTTATTAGTATTAGACAAAGGTATTTATATTAATTTATCTAAAAGTGTTTTTAAGTTATCAGATGATAGTAATATTGATAAAATCTTAGATATCTTAATATTATTGTCTAAGGAAAGTTTAGAATTGAATTCATATCCTTTGGTAAATTTAGTTGATGAGTTTAAAGTCAACTTTTCAGAGGATGAATATAATCAAATATTTTACAATTGGAATCAGACAGACAATGACTATCCAAGAGACAGGACGGTTTATGAATTGTTTGAAGAGCAAGTACTTAAGAATCCTGATGCTATAGCTATAGTTTTTGAAGATCAAGAAGTTACTTATAAAGAGTTAAATGAAAGAAGTAATCAGTTAGCAAGATATATAAGAAAGCAATATAGACGAGCTACAAATCAAGAACTTAAGCCAGATACATTAATTCCTTTATGTTTAGAAAGAGGGATAGATATGGTGATAGGAATCCTTGGAGTGATGAAATCAGGAGGTGTATATGTACCGATGGATCCTGATTATCCAGCAGATCGTTTGAAACATATATTATCTAATACTAATGCTAAGCTAGTCATTACTCAAAACCACATAGAATACAGATTTAAAGAAGTAACAGATATACTACTTATATCAATTAATGAGCAAAATAGTCAAACTGTATACCAAGGTAAGAAAGCTACAAACCTTTCTCAATATAGCCAAGCTACAGATTTGGCATATGTGATATATACGTCAGGGACTACAGGGTTGCCTAAGGGAGTGATGATTGAGCACTCTAGTATTAATAGTTTGGTATTTAATAAAAATATAGATATAAGTGAAAGTGATGTTTTTGCTTTTTTATCATCACCAGTATTTGATGCTTCAGTATTTGAAATTTTCTGTTCATTACTATTGGGTTCGAAATTGATAATTCCTAAAGATATAAGACATTTAATATCATCCAGTAAAGAATTAGGATATTTTTTGAGACAAAATAAAGTCTCTATTTTATGGTTAACAAAGACGTTATTTGACTCTATTTACATACAAAATAAAGATCTTTTTGCTGAGCTAAGATATTTAATTATAGGAGGGGAAGCATTAGATGTTAATTTAATTAATAGTTTAGTTAGTCAAAGAAACAAACCTAAAAAAATTATCAATGGTTATGGACCGACTGAGTCTACTACATTTACTACATTTTATGAGATCACAAAAGAAATAGAGATAGAAAGTTGTCCTATAGGGCAACCGATTAATAATAGAAAAGTTTATGTATTAGATGAGTATAGATATCCAGTACCGCTAGGAGTGGTAGGAGAATTATATATAGGAGGTGCTGGGTTAGCGAGAGGTTATCTTAACCGAGATGATTTGACGGCGGAGAGATTTGTATCTAATCCGTTTGCGACAGAGTTAGATATAGCTAATGATTATACGAGATTATATAAGACGGGAGATTTAGTAAGGTGGTTACCTGATGGTAACTTAGAATATATAGGTAGGAATGATTTTCAGGTTAAGATTCGTGGGTATAGGATAGAGTTAGGAGAGATAGAGAATCAATTACTAAAGATAGAAGGTATTAATCAAGTAGCGGTATTAGCAAAAGAGAATGAGGAAACTAAATCTAAATATTTAGTAGGTTATTATGTGCCGCAAGAATTAGGTAAATTTAAACAAGAGAGTTTGCTAGAAGAATTATCAAATGTATTACCTGAGTATATGGTACCGAGTATACTAGTTGAACTGGAGAGTTTTCCTCTTACAATAAATGGTAAGTTAGATAGAAAGAAATTATCAAATACAACTACTAACTTTAGTAATTATACTCAATTTAACCCATATGATAATATTGAAAAATATATTGGAAATCTATGGTTAAAAACTTTACCAATAAAGCCTGAAACTTTAAATAGCCATAGTAGTTTTTTAAATCTTGGAGGTAATTCATTATTAGTGACAAAAATAGTCTCTTCTATAAATAATGAATTTGGAATATTTTTAAAAGCTAGTGATTTATTTAAATATAGAACCTTAGGTGAATTATCTCAACATGTAAGAGAAAATCTAAAATTTAGTAATAAAGCCTTCAACTTTAAACTACAAAAAAACATAGATGTTAAATCTTTTAGTCTTACAGATGTACAAAACGCATATTTATTTGGAAGAATGGAAGGTCTAACTTTAGGTAATATATCAACCCATGTCTATATAGAACTATGTTTTGATGATATAAATGTGCAGAAGCTTGAATTAGCAATAAATAAGCTTATTAGAAGGCATGAACAATTAAGGACAATAATAAATATTAATGAAAATACTCAATCAGTTATAGCTGATGTGCCAGTTTTTCATCTTAATAAAGAAAATACACAAGTTATAAGACAAAATATGTCTCATCAAGTTTTTGATATTGGTAAATATCCTCTGTTTGATTTTAAATATAGTATAGATGGCTCTAATAAATATATTCTACATTGTAGTTTTGATGCTATTATTACCGATGTTTATAGTTTGTCAATTATATTTAATGATTTAAATAGTTTTTACAATGACCATGAACTTCTTAAAATAGAAGTTTCATTTAGTGATTATATAAATTTTAATTTTGAGTTTAAACAAACAAAGTATTACAGTGATGCTAGAGAATATTGGGCTAGAAAAATACCTAATTTACCGAAATATCCTCAATTACCATTATTAAATCACCCTAATAATATTAAAAAAATTAGTTTTAGTAATCTTAATAGGGAAATTTCAAAAGACATTTTTTCCAAATTGACTGATAAAGCTACAAAATTAAATATAAGCGCTACAAGTGTCTTATTATTTTGTTACGGTTTTATTTTATCTAGATTTTCTGGTCAAAATGATTGTTTAATAAATTTAACTCTGTTTAATCGAGAGTATTTTCATAAAGATATAGACAAAGTTGTTGGTGATTTTACAACATTAGAACTTTTTGGATTCTCTTTATCTGATAAGAATAAATTAAAAAATACTTTATTAAACATACATAATGATCTATGGAAAGATCTTGATTATAAAAGTTATAGTGGTGTTGAAGTAATAAGAGATATTAGAAAGTACAATAAATTATCTCCAAATGACTTAATTGCTCCTTATGTATTTACAAGTGCAATAGGACATAATTTATTTCCAGAGAATTTCCTTGGTAATAAATTTGAAGGAATAAGCTTTGAATCAGCACAAACTTCTCAATGTATTATTGAT encodes:
- a CDS encoding non-ribosomal peptide synthetase produces the protein MDLKKTMKELHIFISQNYQNHEELKNEIIDFGHKIFESINDQKIDVAIYFEYKDFLDMITNSSNTVGSSLLVLDKGIYINLSKSVFKLSDDSNIDKILDILILLSKESLELNSYPLVNLVDEFKVNFSEDEYNQIFYNWNQTDNDYPRDRTVYELFEEQVLKNPDAIAIVFEDQEVTYKELNERSNQLARYIRKQYRRATNQELKPDTLIPLCLERGIDMVIGILGVMKSGGVYVPMDPDYPADRLKHILSNTNAKLVITQNHIEYRFKEVTDILLISINEQNSQTVYQGKKATNLSQYSQATDLAYVIYTSGTTGLPKGVMIEHSSINSLVFNKNIDISESDVFAFLSSPVFDASVFEIFCSLLLGSKLIIPKDIRHLISSSKELGYFLRQNKVSILWLTKTLFDSIYIQNKDLFAELRYLIIGGEALDVNLINSLVSQRNKPKKIINGYGPTESTTFTTFYEITKEIEIESCPIGQPINNRKVYVLDEYRYPVPLGVVGELYIGGAGLARGYLNRDDLTAERFVSNPFATELDIANDYTRLYKTGDLVRWLPDGNLEYIGRNDFQVKIRGYRIELGEIENQLLKIEGINQVAVLAKENEETKSKYLVGYYVPQELGKFKQESLLEELSNVLPEYMVPSILVELESFPLTINGKLDRKKLSNTTTNFSNYTQFNPYDNIEKYIGNLWLKTLPIKPETLNSHSSFLNLGGNSLLVTKIVSSINNEFGIFLKASDLFKYRTLGELSQHVRENLKFSNKAFNFKLQKNIDVKSFSLTDVQNAYLFGRMEGLTLGNISTHVYIELCFDDINVQKLELAINKLIRRHEQLRTIININENTQSVIADVPVFHLNKENTQVIRQNMSHQVFDIGKYPLFDFKYSIDGSNKYILHCSFDAIITDVYSLSIIFNDLNSFYNDHELLKIEVSFSDYINFNFEFKQTKYYSDAREYWARKIPNLPKYPQLPLLNHPNNIKKISFSNLNREISKDIFSKLTDKATKLNISATSVLLFCYGFILSRFSGQNDCLINLTLFNREYFHKDIDKVVGDFTTLELFGFSLSDKNKLKNTLLNIHNDLWKDLDYKSYSGVEVIRDIRKYNKLSPNDLIAPYVFTSAIGHNLFPENFLGNKFEGISFESAQTSQCIIDNIARETKQGISIDWYYVEQLFDSEVISSMHKAYCDLIEYLAESDWEEKLPELILPELDRSIIEAANGYIRSEVKATLVELFTSSLESNLSSIAVIDYEGKYSYKTISDYANSISLYLHDHGLCKVGRLIGVLSEKSHRQVVVTLGIMQSGSGYLPLHVDWPRGRCDEVLSEGNVDTVLLSSSEFNGCIKGSDIEDKYNWLIIEDIINYKSDTKLESLSKLDLDDIAYVIFTSGSTGKPKGVTISHKGAVNTILAVNERFNINKQDKVLALSELSFDLSVYDIFGLLAAGGTIVFPDQKRTKEPSHWYDLIEQYTVTIWDTVPQLMSLLVDYVRDSNKQLPSLKVTLMSGDWIPLNLPKQIKEVCPNITVMSLGGATEGSIWSIWYEVNDIDPNWNFIPYGQAMPNQRMYVLNEQGQHNPIGVIGEIYIGGQGVAVGYWQDQEKTAASFINHPELGRLYKTGDLGKWHRDGYIVFEGRKDSQVKLNGYRVELDEISSKLAKLPGVENALVKIQETNNKSYLIGYLVSENDNKEHLSEISHDENQIIQYRINQSGIDNKLGITYSMDIDLLESDFRLRKSYRNFIDTKIYKYQIENKIDEVQKNISHQCSRSKNTINKQELLELLSKISGLKLEDKVIPKYRYPSGGSSYSVRTYINIESNIADIIAGQYYYNPIEKALCGVENKSLINKFLDKNAFHFVAHMPAIRPLYNDFSLKLTYIEMGHMLGLLIPNLNKLGISYKVELNSFIDERQDNIFLGSLVLFPVEETPQSITKFNFRILDHDKTRNAYVDENSIPLIKLKEESIFTRSGDFYQTHVMESANLLLSIDAPSDKKDNSSNMSLLVESCIFAQCLSESLYEDNIGSCMLGTTIDNGIYTVAFGKIDERQKILPETKVSQLCLKDLVNKELSNSLPNYMLPYDYIVLDHIPLTANGKVDYKLLPSLTINLDASYVKPRNDVEEKLCILWSNILELDQIGIHDSFLKLGGNSFTSIKLINEMKSNYNVNIQVSDLFKYPTIAEIVENFSFKEVSMIDEGEDEDILWI